The sequence TGAATCGCACCGATATACTGACTACGATCAAGTCATTGTCATGGCTTGACTTGATGTTGCCATTTACTATAATTCTCTCCATAATCATTGCAGTAATAATTTCTGTCTATGTGCCTTCTTCCCGTCACACTTTTGACGCTGAAGGTCATCCCAATCTAATGGGAGTGTCCATTCCTTTGACTGTTGGTATGATTGTAATGATGATTCCCCCGATCTGCAAAGTTTCCTGGGAGTCTATTCACAAGTACTTCTACAGGAGCTATATAAGGAAGCAACTAGCCCTCTcgttatttttgaattggGTCATCGGTCCTTTGTTGATGACAGCATTGGCGTGGATGGCGCTATTCGATTATAAGGAATACCGTCAAGGCATTATTATGATCGGAGTAGCTAGATGCATTGCCATGGTGCTAATTTGGAATCAGATTGCTGGAGGAGACAATGATCTCTGCGTCGTGCTTGTTATTACAAACTCGCTTTTACAGATGGTATTATATGCACCATTGCAGATATTTTACTGTTATGTTATTTCTCATGACCACCTGAATACTTCAAATAGGGTATTATTCGAAGAGGTTGCAAAGTCTGTCGGAGTTTTTCTCGGCATACCACTGGGAATTGGCATTATCATACGTTTGGGAAGTCTTACCATAGCTGGTAAAAGTAattatgaaaaatacaTTTTGAGATTTATTTCTCCATGGGCAATGATCGGATTTCATTACACTttatttgttatttttattagtaGAGGTTATCAATTTATCCACGAAATTGGTTCTGCAATATTGTGCTTTGTCCCATTGGTGCTTTACTTCTTTATTGCATGGTTTTTGACCTTCGCATTAATGAGGTACTTATCAAT is a genomic window of Saccharomyces cerevisiae S288C chromosome XVI, complete sequence containing:
- the ARR3 gene encoding Arr3p (Plasma membrane metalloid/H+ antiporter; member of bile/arsenite/riboflavin transporter (BART) superfamily; transports arsenite and antimonite; required for resistance to arsenic compounds; transcription is activated by Arr1p in the presence of arsenite; protein displays 10 transmembrane segments with cytoplasmically oriented N- and C-terminal domains); this translates as MSEDQKSENSVPSKVNMVNRTDILTTIKSLSWLDLMLPFTIILSIIIAVIISVYVPSSRHTFDAEGHPNLMGVSIPLTVGMIVMMIPPICKVSWESIHKYFYRSYIRKQLALSLFLNWVIGPLLMTALAWMALFDYKEYRQGIIMIGVARCIAMVLIWNQIAGGDNDLCVVLVITNSLLQMVLYAPLQIFYCYVISHDHLNTSNRVLFEEVAKSVGVFLGIPLGIGIIIRLGSLTIAGKSNYEKYILRFISPWAMIGFHYTLFVIFISRGYQFIHEIGSAILCFVPLVLYFFIAWFLTFALMRYLSISRSDTQRECSCDQELLLKRVWGRKSCEASFSITMTQCFTMASNNFELSLAIAISLYGNNSKQAIAATFGPLLEVPILLILAIVARILKPYYIWNNRN